The following proteins are encoded in a genomic region of bacterium:
- a CDS encoding NAD(P)-dependent oxidoreductase — translation MSERVLVTGASGFLGSHICEAARSRGYDVYALIRPESSAGWLGEGLNVIRAELSDKDKISSYLEGIDYVIHNAGVLATTSRNERDSRRTNLELTKKLVVECINKGVKRFVFVSSLAAGGPGSGPEARTETDPDRPVSHYGRSKLEAERTLSSLSKSLFTISLRYSMIYGPRDRNILGFFKAASGRTIPLMGYKPIYTSMVYVKDAANAALSALSAEVEPGGVYQITDGECYTLDLLYDCIEDVLGKEKKGRRRKIPFWLVSLAAWWNHDIANARGISPDQVRQFRALYWYASAEKARRELGWKPGFRLKEGLRATVDWYKEHGWL, via the coding sequence ATGTCTGAAAGAGTACTCGTTACCGGTGCATCCGGCTTCCTGGGCTCTCACATATGTGAAGCTGCAAGAAGCCGTGGCTATGATGTTTACGCGCTCATAAGGCCGGAAAGCTCCGCCGGGTGGCTCGGCGAGGGCTTAAACGTCATCAGGGCGGAACTCTCTGACAAGGATAAAATCTCCTCGTATCTTGAGGGAATCGACTATGTCATCCATAACGCAGGAGTGCTAGCCACTACTTCGAGAAATGAAAGGGATTCGCGCCGAACAAACCTCGAACTGACAAAGAAACTTGTCGTGGAGTGCATCAACAAAGGAGTCAAACGATTCGTTTTCGTATCGAGCCTTGCCGCAGGAGGTCCGGGGAGCGGACCCGAGGCAAGAACAGAGACCGATCCCGATAGACCTGTATCCCACTACGGCCGGAGCAAGCTTGAAGCCGAAAGAACCCTGTCATCACTATCCAAAAGCCTATTCACAATCAGCCTGCGCTATTCGATGATATACGGGCCTCGGGACCGCAATATTCTCGGCTTTTTCAAGGCCGCCAGCGGCAGGACAATTCCTCTGATGGGGTATAAACCTATCTACACTTCGATGGTCTATGTCAAGGACGCCGCTAACGCAGCCCTGTCAGCCCTTTCCGCCGAAGTCGAGCCCGGAGGGGTATATCAGATTACTGACGGAGAGTGCTACACTCTGGATTTGCTTTACGATTGCATAGAGGATGTTCTAGGAAAGGAAAAAAAAGGACGCAGGCGTAAGATTCCGTTCTGGCTTGTGTCGCTTGCAGCATGGTGGAACCACGATATTGCAAACGCCCGCGGAATTTCTCCTGACCAGGTTCGCCAATTCAGAGCCCTTTACTGGTACGCGTCTGCTGAAAAGGCAAGAAGGGAGCTTGGCTGGAAACCGGGGTTCAGACTTAAGGAAGGTCTTCGTGCAACCGTTGACTGGTACAAGGAACATGGATGGCTGTGA
- a CDS encoding amidohydrolase family protein, translating to MNASNHFLLKAKHVVSMDEKASLFSPGYVEIEGGTIKSTGSTEDKVFSVETIDYGDAAIIPGLINSHNHAAMCLFRGIADDLPLDEWLSGHIWPLEAKHLSPEFIRAGVRLAAVEMLKSGTTFFSDMYFFEHEAARAAKDAGIRIQLGEGLLAFPTPSAKNPEDTFKNIKEQYEKYRDDSLVHLSIACHSTYATTEDQLHRAAELASLWNLPVQIHCAETEKEAQESIAKRGKSQVAYLSEIGLLDTRIGLVHMVWPQEGDLDLLKKDNIGVVLCPQSNLKLASGIPPFGLYLKKGIRMSLGTDSAASNNNLDIWEEMRLAALLAKGSSLDPTSLSAKEALRTVTIDAARTWGIEAELGSIEVGKKADVVVVDLSRPHNTPSYDVYSTLVYAAGGSDVRDVYVEGRRVLKDGKVTGLDEAEVLKEARCWSKKIRDSRANV from the coding sequence ATGAACGCAAGCAATCACTTCCTGCTTAAAGCGAAGCACGTAGTTTCAATGGACGAGAAAGCTTCTCTTTTTTCTCCAGGCTATGTGGAGATAGAGGGAGGCACGATTAAGTCGACGGGGAGCACAGAGGATAAAGTTTTTTCAGTCGAAACCATTGATTACGGTGATGCTGCCATAATACCGGGGTTAATCAACTCCCACAACCATGCTGCAATGTGTCTCTTCAGGGGTATTGCGGACGATCTTCCCCTGGATGAATGGCTTTCCGGACACATCTGGCCGCTTGAGGCAAAACATCTTTCTCCGGAGTTTATCAGGGCAGGTGTAAGGCTCGCTGCGGTCGAGATGCTTAAGTCCGGAACAACCTTTTTCTCCGACATGTACTTTTTCGAGCACGAGGCTGCCCGAGCCGCAAAAGATGCCGGCATAAGAATCCAGCTAGGAGAAGGGCTTCTTGCTTTCCCTACGCCTTCGGCCAAGAACCCCGAAGATACCTTCAAGAACATCAAGGAGCAATACGAGAAGTATCGGGACGATTCGCTTGTGCACCTATCCATAGCCTGTCATTCCACTTATGCGACAACCGAAGACCAGCTGCACCGTGCGGCAGAACTTGCCTCGCTGTGGAATCTGCCAGTACAGATACACTGCGCCGAGACGGAAAAAGAAGCGCAGGAATCCATTGCCAAACGCGGTAAGAGCCAGGTTGCATACTTGAGCGAAATAGGTCTGCTTGATACCCGGATTGGTCTTGTCCACATGGTTTGGCCTCAGGAAGGGGACCTGGACCTCCTAAAGAAGGATAATATTGGTGTTGTGCTATGTCCTCAATCGAACCTTAAGCTTGCATCGGGAATACCGCCCTTCGGACTCTATTTGAAAAAAGGTATCCGCATGTCGCTCGGAACGGACAGCGCGGCGTCGAACAACAATCTGGATATCTGGGAGGAGATGCGGCTTGCCGCGCTCCTTGCAAAAGGGAGTTCTCTTGACCCTACATCGCTTTCTGCCAAGGAGGCTCTGCGAACCGTCACCATCGATGCCGCCCGTACATGGGGCATTGAGGCCGAACTCGGATCAATCGAGGTTGGAAAGAAGGCTGATGTTGTGGTTGTTGATCTGTCGCGGCCGCATAACACGCCTTCTTATGACGTTTATTCGACTCTTGTTTATGCGGCAGGAGGGTCTGATGTAAGGGATGTGTATGTTGAAGGCAGAAGGGTTCTTAAGGATGGAAAAGTCACCGGTCTCGATGAAGCGGAGGTCTTGAAAGAGGCAAGATGCTGGTCTAAAAAGATCAGAGATTCCAGAGCTAATGTCTGA